In Pseudomonas sp. PDM14, a genomic segment contains:
- a CDS encoding flavin-containing monooxygenase — translation MHAIIGAGPMGLAAARQLQRHGIAFVGFELHGDVGGLWDIDNPYSTMYQSAHLISSKSTTEFSEFPMPASTPAYPPQRLVGQYFRDYASRFGLRQHFHFNTRVLRLERLDKGWRLVSERDGVQREWQFDGVLIATGTLHTPNQPALPGSFTGELLHSAAYKDAALFADKRVLVVGCGNSACDIAVDAVHRARSVDLSVRRGYHFLPKYILGKPTDTFGGAVKLPRRLKQLVDGLLVRALVGKPSQYGLPDPDYRLYEAHPVMNSLVLHHLGHGDIQARGDIAAVDGRQVTFADGSQGEYDLILQATGYKLDYPFIDRSELSWPDSAGAPQLYLNVFHPQHDDLFMLGMVEASGLGWQGRAEQAELVALCIRRQREGHPSAVQFRQQVRERASQRLDGGYAYLPLTRMAYYVHKDSYRRAVNQHIAALQRDLADPAPLAAKEHLDASR, via the coding sequence ATGCACGCCATTATCGGAGCCGGCCCAATGGGGCTGGCCGCTGCCCGTCAGTTACAACGCCATGGTATCGCCTTCGTCGGCTTCGAGCTGCATGGCGATGTCGGTGGCCTCTGGGACATCGACAACCCGTACAGCACGATGTACCAGTCGGCACACCTGATCTCCTCCAAAAGCACCACCGAGTTCAGCGAATTCCCCATGCCCGCCAGCACGCCGGCCTACCCGCCGCAGCGTCTGGTCGGCCAGTACTTCCGTGACTACGCCAGCCGCTTCGGCCTGCGCCAGCACTTTCACTTCAACACCCGCGTCCTGCGCCTGGAGCGTCTGGACAAGGGCTGGCGCCTGGTCAGCGAGCGCGACGGCGTGCAGCGCGAGTGGCAGTTCGATGGCGTGCTGATCGCCACCGGCACCCTGCACACGCCCAACCAGCCCGCGCTGCCCGGCAGCTTCACCGGCGAGCTGCTGCATTCGGCGGCCTACAAGGACGCCGCGCTGTTCGCCGACAAGCGCGTGCTGGTGGTCGGCTGCGGCAACTCGGCCTGCGACATCGCCGTCGACGCCGTGCACCGCGCCCGCTCGGTCGACCTGTCGGTGCGCCGTGGCTATCACTTCCTGCCCAAGTACATCCTCGGCAAGCCGACCGATACCTTCGGTGGCGCGGTGAAGCTGCCGCGCCGGCTCAAGCAGCTGGTCGATGGCCTGCTGGTGCGCGCGCTGGTCGGCAAGCCGTCGCAGTACGGCCTGCCCGACCCGGACTACCGCCTGTACGAGGCGCACCCGGTGATGAACTCGCTGGTGCTGCACCACCTCGGCCACGGCGATATCCAGGCGCGTGGCGATATCGCCGCAGTCGACGGTCGTCAGGTGACCTTCGCCGACGGCAGCCAGGGCGAGTACGATCTGATCCTGCAGGCCACCGGCTATAAGCTCGACTACCCCTTCATCGACCGCAGCGAGCTGAGCTGGCCAGACAGCGCCGGCGCGCCGCAGCTGTACCTCAACGTGTTCCACCCACAGCACGACGACCTGTTCATGCTCGGCATGGTCGAAGCCTCCGGACTCGGCTGGCAAGGCCGCGCGGAGCAAGCCGAATTGGTCGCCCTGTGCATCCGCCGCCAGCGTGAGGGCCACCCCAGCGCTGTGCAGTTCCGCCAGCAGGTGCGCGAACGTGCCAGTCAGCGCCTGGACGGCGGCTACGCCTACCTGCCACTGACGCGCATGGCCTATTACGTACACAAAGACAGCTACCGCCGCGCGGTAAACCAGCACATCGCTGCGTTGCAGCGCGACCTCGCCGACCCGGCGCCACTGGCGGCGAAGGAGCACCTCGATGCCAGCCGTTAA
- a CDS encoding sulfite exporter TauE/SafE family protein: MSATTYALGAFILLAYTLEAITGFGSIVIALSLGALLLPIDQLLPVLVPLNICMTGFLVSRHWRLIDRRLLLGMILPGMAIGTLAGYLLLPYLDEVSLKRGFGVLILWFAGRELWRLQRKAPAREHTPNWVMRLATTAAGICHGLFASGGPLLVFALATTTLDKARLRATLVSVWFSLNSLLTLAFLLDGRLVPALPQVLLYAPLLLVGVWLGERLHRRIDERHFRIAIYALLLITGTLLLVGP, from the coding sequence ATGAGCGCGACCACCTACGCCTTGGGCGCCTTCATCCTGCTGGCCTACACCCTGGAGGCCATCACCGGCTTCGGCAGCATCGTCATCGCCCTGTCACTCGGCGCCCTGCTGCTGCCCATCGACCAGTTGCTGCCGGTGCTGGTGCCGCTGAACATCTGCATGACCGGCTTCCTGGTCAGCCGCCACTGGCGCCTGATCGACCGCCGCCTGCTACTGGGCATGATCCTGCCGGGCATGGCCATCGGCACCCTGGCCGGTTATCTGCTGCTGCCGTACCTGGACGAGGTGTCGCTGAAGCGCGGCTTCGGCGTGCTCATCCTCTGGTTCGCTGGCCGCGAGCTGTGGCGCCTGCAGCGCAAGGCGCCAGCGCGCGAACACACGCCGAACTGGGTGATGCGCCTGGCCACCACCGCCGCCGGCATCTGCCACGGCCTGTTCGCATCCGGCGGGCCGCTGCTGGTGTTCGCCCTGGCCACCACGACCCTGGACAAGGCACGCCTGCGCGCCACCCTGGTCAGCGTCTGGTTCAGCCTCAACAGCCTGCTGACCCTGGCCTTCCTGCTCGACGGCCGCCTGGTCCCGGCGCTGCCGCAGGTGCTGCTGTATGCGCCACTGCTGCTGGTCGGCGTGTGGCTCGGCGAACGCCTGCACCGGCGCATCGACGAGCGCCATTTCCGCATCGCCATCTATGCCCTGCTGTTGATCACCGGCACGCTGCTGTTGGTAGGCCCTTGA
- a CDS encoding N-acyl-D-amino-acid deacylase family protein has product MSYDIIIKNGLYFDGSGAAGELRHIGVKAGRIDAVSLSPLDESGCAEVLDAAGKWVTPGFLEIHSHYDAEVIAAPALKESVRHGVTSVTIGSCSISMVLADAEDCSDLFTRVEAVPREYVLPILQEKKTWRDAAGYRAFYDQLALGPNVSSFLGHSELRVAVMGLERATQDVVPTEAELQRMEQLLEEALDAGCIGLSVMTTRLDKMDGDRAWSSPLPSTFASWKEFSRLFAILRRRGAVMQGAPNAVTKVNVFAFLWQAHGWLRTPLKCSMLTALDLKSQPLLHRFTRFSGWLANRVLRGNFRWQTLPAPFTLRLEGLNVNAFEEFGAGEILRNIKDPDELYAKVLEPEFRALFKKQVKAILTKGLWHRDFSDCWVTECPDASLVGKNFKQLGESRGLDAVDAYFELACQYREALKWTTCYGNQRLPVMHKLLSSPWTQPGFADSGAHLRSIAQYNFPLRFLKYVRDAQLAGTPFMELGQAVRRCSGELADFIGVDAGYIRVGDRADLVIVNPEGLTDELDDTSEAPMEVLGLVRVVKRNDAAVDATLINGRIAYRRGSEYPDALGKQQGFGRFLASQDVLPRT; this is encoded by the coding sequence ATGAGCTACGACATCATCATCAAGAACGGCCTCTATTTCGATGGCAGCGGTGCTGCGGGCGAGCTGCGCCATATCGGCGTCAAGGCCGGGCGCATCGACGCGGTCAGCCTCAGCCCGCTGGACGAGAGCGGCTGCGCCGAGGTGCTGGACGCCGCCGGCAAGTGGGTCACGCCGGGCTTTCTGGAAATCCACTCGCACTACGACGCCGAGGTGATCGCCGCCCCGGCGCTGAAGGAGTCGGTACGCCACGGCGTGACCAGCGTCACCATCGGCTCCTGCTCGATCAGCATGGTGCTGGCCGATGCCGAGGATTGCTCGGACCTGTTCACCCGTGTCGAGGCCGTGCCGCGCGAATACGTGCTGCCGATCCTGCAGGAGAAGAAGACCTGGCGCGACGCCGCCGGCTACCGCGCCTTCTACGACCAGCTGGCGCTGGGCCCCAACGTCAGCTCGTTCCTCGGCCACTCCGAGCTGCGCGTGGCGGTGATGGGCCTGGAGCGCGCCACCCAGGACGTGGTGCCAACCGAGGCCGAACTGCAACGCATGGAACAATTGCTGGAAGAAGCACTGGATGCCGGCTGCATCGGCCTGTCGGTGATGACCACGCGCCTGGACAAGATGGACGGCGACCGCGCCTGGTCCAGCCCACTGCCCTCGACCTTCGCCAGCTGGAAGGAGTTCTCCCGCCTGTTCGCCATCCTCCGCCGACGTGGCGCAGTGATGCAGGGCGCGCCGAACGCGGTGACCAAGGTCAACGTGTTCGCCTTCCTCTGGCAGGCCCACGGCTGGCTGCGCACCCCGCTCAAGTGCTCGATGCTGACCGCCCTCGACCTCAAGTCGCAGCCGTTGCTGCACCGCTTCACCCGTTTCTCCGGCTGGCTGGCCAACCGCGTGCTGCGCGGCAACTTCCGCTGGCAGACCCTGCCGGCGCCGTTCACCCTGCGCCTGGAAGGGCTCAACGTGAACGCGTTCGAGGAGTTCGGGGCGGGCGAGATCCTGCGCAACATCAAGGACCCGGACGAGCTGTACGCCAAGGTGCTGGAACCGGAGTTCCGCGCCCTGTTCAAGAAGCAGGTCAAGGCCATCCTCACCAAGGGCCTGTGGCACCGCGACTTCTCCGACTGCTGGGTGACCGAGTGTCCGGACGCCAGCCTGGTCGGCAAGAACTTCAAGCAGCTCGGCGAGAGCCGTGGCCTGGATGCGGTGGACGCCTACTTCGAGCTGGCCTGCCAGTACCGCGAGGCGCTGAAGTGGACCACCTGCTACGGCAACCAGCGCCTGCCGGTGATGCACAAGCTGCTGTCCAGCCCCTGGACCCAACCGGGCTTCGCCGACTCCGGCGCGCACCTGCGCTCCATCGCCCAGTACAACTTCCCGCTGCGCTTCCTCAAGTACGTGCGTGATGCGCAGCTGGCCGGCACCCCGTTCATGGAACTGGGCCAGGCGGTGCGCCGCTGCAGCGGCGAGCTGGCCGACTTCATCGGCGTCGACGCCGGCTACATCCGCGTCGGCGATCGCGCCGACTTGGTGATCGTCAATCCCGAGGGGCTCACGGATGAACTCGACGACACGAGCGAGGCACCGATGGAAGTGCTCGGCCTGGTACGGGTGGTCAAGCGCAACGACGCGGCGGTGGACGCCACTCTGATCAATGGCCGCATCGCCTACCGCCGTGGCAGCGAGTACCCGGACGCGCTAGGCAAGCAGCAGGGCTTCGGCCGCTTTCTCGCCAGCCAGGACGTGCTGCCGCGCACCTGA
- a CDS encoding AraC family transcriptional regulator, with protein sequence MSTTPSVTVHYAQAILQAAERLGLALPDAVRELGGQPRIALVQQEALWQSFCDAAQDPLIGLRLGCALQVGHLDMVGALLMSCETVGEALEALLEYYPIVGDGGEFGLRHEAGQVLVTYQPHYQVCQTERVEAVMASLLSLSRWITGNKVHPALRLAHAARGAEADYRALLDCPLHFASGQNALLFDEEELRVPLIQANALMREHLRGLADSLLERLGTQSLSARVQQLLRSQPRWGKERIAEQLDLSGRHLNRKLAEEGTSFKLLREQVLYQMAEQLLGDSPRLSEVAERLGFSDESAFAKAFRRWSGMTPGQFRQGRNHE encoded by the coding sequence ATGAGCACGACCCCTTCCGTCACCGTTCACTATGCCCAGGCCATTCTCCAGGCGGCCGAGCGCCTCGGCCTTGCGCTGCCGGACGCGGTCCGCGAACTCGGCGGCCAGCCGCGTATCGCCCTGGTGCAGCAGGAGGCGTTGTGGCAGTCGTTCTGCGACGCTGCCCAGGACCCGCTGATCGGTCTGCGTCTGGGCTGTGCCCTGCAGGTCGGCCATCTGGACATGGTCGGCGCGCTGCTGATGAGTTGCGAGACGGTCGGCGAGGCACTGGAGGCGTTGCTCGAGTACTACCCGATCGTCGGCGACGGCGGCGAGTTCGGCCTGCGCCACGAGGCCGGACAGGTGCTGGTGACGTACCAGCCGCACTATCAGGTCTGCCAGACCGAGCGGGTCGAGGCGGTAATGGCCAGCCTGCTCTCGCTGTCGCGCTGGATCACCGGCAACAAGGTGCACCCGGCGCTGCGCCTGGCCCATGCCGCGCGTGGCGCCGAGGCCGACTACCGGGCCTTGCTCGATTGCCCGCTGCATTTCGCCAGCGGGCAGAACGCCTTGCTGTTCGACGAGGAGGAGCTGCGGGTGCCGCTGATCCAGGCCAACGCGCTGATGCGCGAACACCTGCGCGGCCTTGCCGACAGCCTGCTCGAGCGCCTCGGCACGCAGAGCCTGAGTGCCCGCGTGCAGCAGCTGCTGCGCAGCCAGCCGCGCTGGGGCAAGGAACGCATCGCCGAACAGCTCGACCTCAGCGGCCGTCACCTCAACCGCAAGCTGGCGGAGGAGGGCACCAGTTTCAAGCTGCTGCGCGAGCAGGTGCTGTACCAGATGGCCGAGCAACTGCTGGGCGATTCGCCGCGCTTGAGCGAGGTGGCCGAGCGCCTCGGCTTCTCCGACGAGAGTGCGTTCGCCAAGGCTTTTCGCCGCTGGAGCGGCATGACACCCGGACAGTTTCGCCAGGGGCGCAACCATGAGTGA
- a CDS encoding DODA-type extradiol aromatic ring-opening family dioxygenase, translating into MLPALFISHGSPMLALQPGASGPALQRIAAALPKPRAIVVMSAHWESRDLLIGSAAQPKTWHDFGGFPAELYALQYPAAGSPELALQVQQLLAQADLPSRLDPQRPLDHGAWVPLSLMYPQADIPVLQISLPSHLGPFMQARIGQALASLREKDVLLIGSGSITHNLGELDWRAGPEVIAPWARDFRDWMVDKLISDDQAALYAYRQQAPSAVRSHPSDEHLLPLFFARGAGGEFRIEHSGFTLGALGMDIYSFA; encoded by the coding sequence ATGCTGCCTGCCCTCTTCATCTCCCATGGCTCGCCCATGCTCGCCCTGCAGCCAGGCGCGAGCGGTCCTGCCCTGCAACGCATTGCCGCCGCCCTGCCGAAGCCGCGGGCCATCGTGGTCATGTCCGCCCATTGGGAAAGCCGCGACCTGCTGATTGGCAGCGCCGCGCAGCCGAAGACCTGGCACGACTTCGGTGGTTTTCCCGCCGAGCTGTACGCCCTGCAATACCCCGCCGCCGGCTCGCCAGAACTGGCGCTGCAGGTGCAGCAGCTACTGGCGCAAGCCGACCTGCCCAGCCGACTCGACCCACAGCGCCCGCTCGATCACGGTGCCTGGGTGCCGTTGTCACTGATGTACCCGCAGGCCGATATCCCGGTGCTGCAGATCTCCCTGCCGAGCCACCTGGGCCCGTTCATGCAGGCGCGCATCGGCCAGGCGCTGGCGAGCCTGCGCGAAAAGGACGTGCTGCTGATCGGTTCGGGCAGCATCACGCACAACCTCGGCGAACTCGACTGGCGTGCCGGCCCCGAGGTGATCGCACCCTGGGCGCGGGATTTCCGCGACTGGATGGTCGACAAGCTCATCAGTGACGACCAGGCAGCGCTCTACGCCTACCGCCAGCAGGCACCGTCGGCCGTGCGCAGCCATCCCAGCGACGAACACCTGCTGCCGCTGTTCTTCGCCCGCGGGGCTGGTGGTGAGTTCCGCATCGAACACAGCGGCTTCACCCTCGGCGCGCTGGGCATGGACATCTACAGCTTCGCCTGA
- a CDS encoding spermidine synthase: protein MSDLQEERLLEEVRDAYGLVRVLEVGDYRFLEFGEAIEQSCVFTRDPSWLEYDYTRAMLVGALCHSAPESALFLGLGAGNLTQACLSFLPLEDVEVIELRPDVPRLAMQYLGLTDDPRLTIRIGDALELLDSAESADLIFVDLYTDTGPAVGHLAWKFLENCQQRLNPGGWLVINQWGTDDGKPLGAALLRGLYHRHYWEIPVKEGNVILLVPADLDQQLDHDAVEARAEALAPRLRYSLQSLLDVIRPAS, encoded by the coding sequence ATGAGTGACCTGCAGGAAGAGCGTCTGCTTGAGGAAGTGCGCGACGCCTATGGCCTGGTGCGCGTGCTGGAAGTGGGCGACTACCGTTTTCTCGAATTCGGCGAGGCGATCGAGCAGAGCTGCGTGTTCACCCGCGACCCGAGCTGGCTGGAGTACGACTACACCCGCGCCATGCTGGTCGGCGCGCTGTGCCACTCGGCACCGGAGAGCGCGCTGTTCCTCGGTCTCGGTGCGGGCAACCTGACCCAGGCCTGCCTGAGCTTCTTGCCGCTGGAGGATGTCGAGGTGATCGAGCTGCGCCCGGACGTGCCGCGCCTGGCCATGCAGTACCTCGGCCTGACCGACGACCCGCGGCTGACCATTCGTATCGGCGATGCCCTGGAGCTGCTCGACAGCGCCGAGTCGGCCGACCTGATCTTCGTCGACCTGTATACCGACACCGGCCCGGCCGTCGGCCACCTGGCCTGGAAGTTCCTTGAGAACTGCCAGCAGCGCCTCAACCCCGGCGGTTGGCTGGTGATCAACCAGTGGGGCACCGACGACGGCAAGCCACTCGGTGCTGCGCTGCTGCGCGGCCTGTACCACCGCCATTACTGGGAAATTCCGGTGAAGGAGGGCAACGTCATCCTGCTGGTGCCGGCCGATCTCGATCAGCAGCTCGATCACGATGCCGTCGAGGCGCGTGCCGAAGCCCTGGCGCCGCGTCTGCGCTATTCGCTGCAGTCGCTGCTGGATGTGATTCGTCCGGCCAGTTAG
- a CDS encoding bile acid:sodium symporter family protein has product MPAVNLEFSPSAMIALNAIIALMMFGVSLELRADDFRRILRTPKAPLIGMLVQFVLLPASTCLLTIALPIDPELALGMILVATCPSGTFSNIMTWLGRGNVAVSASVTAVSSLTAGIFTPLNFALYAGLNPQTRALLTEISIDPLQLLAMVVLVLVLPMLAGMFFGKARPQLARRLEKPLRTFSLIVMLAFVGGALSKNLEQFAEHFHLFFWLVVTLNSMALLLGYACARLWRLPDADVRAVTLETGIHNSALGMALIFTFFPQAGGMLLIAAFWGCWQLISGLLLALYWSRRAPREPAAVTLNQGIH; this is encoded by the coding sequence ATGCCAGCCGTTAATCTGGAGTTTTCCCCGAGCGCGATGATCGCCCTCAACGCCATCATCGCCCTGATGATGTTCGGCGTGTCCCTGGAGCTGCGCGCCGACGACTTCCGCCGCATTCTGCGCACGCCCAAGGCACCGCTGATCGGCATGCTCGTGCAGTTCGTGCTGCTCCCGGCCAGTACCTGCCTGCTGACCATCGCCCTGCCCATCGACCCCGAGCTGGCGCTGGGCATGATCCTGGTCGCCACCTGCCCCAGCGGCACCTTCTCCAACATCATGACCTGGCTCGGCCGCGGCAACGTCGCCGTGTCCGCCAGTGTCACCGCGGTGTCGAGCCTCACCGCCGGCATCTTCACTCCGCTCAACTTCGCCCTGTACGCCGGGCTCAACCCACAGACCCGTGCGCTACTTACCGAGATCAGCATCGACCCGCTGCAGCTGCTGGCCATGGTGGTGCTGGTACTGGTGTTGCCGATGCTGGCCGGCATGTTCTTCGGCAAGGCGCGGCCACAACTGGCGCGGCGCCTGGAAAAGCCACTGCGGACCTTTTCCCTGATCGTGATGCTGGCCTTCGTCGGCGGCGCGCTGAGCAAGAACCTCGAGCAGTTCGCCGAACACTTCCACCTGTTCTTCTGGCTGGTGGTCACGCTCAACAGCATGGCCCTGCTGCTTGGCTACGCCTGCGCCCGCCTGTGGCGCCTGCCGGATGCCGACGTGCGCGCAGTGACCCTGGAAACCGGCATCCACAACTCGGCACTGGGCATGGCGCTGATCTTCACCTTCTTCCCGCAGGCCGGCGGCATGCTGCTGATCGCCGCCTTCTGGGGCTGCTGGCAGCTGATCTCGGGCCTCTTGCTGGCCCTGTACTGGTCACGCCGGGCACCACGCGAGCCGGCCGCCGTTACCCTGAACCAAGGAATCCACTGA
- a CDS encoding DEAD/DEAH box helicase, with protein sequence MTQETGTFAELGLHPSVLAAISAVGYEEPSPIQSQSIPVILAGHDMIGQAQTGTGKTAAFALPILSKIDPAKREPQALILAPTRELALQVATAFETYAKQMPGLNVVAVYGGAPMGPQLKAIRMGAQVIVATPGRLVDHLSRNDQLLSTISHLVLDEADEMLKLGFMDDLEVIFQAMPAARQSVLFSATLPASIRGIAEKHLREPKHVKIAAKTQTVSLIEQAHLMVHADQKVAAVSRLLEVEEFDALIAFVRTKQATLDLASALEAKGYKVAALNGDIAQNQRERVIESLKDGRLDIVVATDVAARGIDVPRITHVLNVDMPYDPESYVHRIGRTGRAGRVGRALLLVTPRERRMLQVIERVTGQKVAEVRLPNAQQVLDARIKKLTNSLSPLVADAEASHGELLDRLVADIGCSPRALAAALLRKATNGQSLNLADVEREQPLVPTVSAPRERRERDGERSGEFTPRERRAPVPLAEGRARCRTALGTRDGIAAKNLLGAILNEGGLQREAIGRIQIRETFSLIELPEEGLDRLLGKLKDTRVAGKALKLRRYRED encoded by the coding sequence ATGACCCAGGAAACCGGCACTTTTGCCGAGCTCGGCCTTCATCCCTCTGTACTTGCCGCAATCAGCGCGGTGGGATACGAAGAGCCATCCCCGATTCAATCCCAGTCGATCCCGGTAATCCTTGCCGGCCACGACATGATTGGCCAGGCGCAGACCGGCACCGGCAAGACCGCTGCCTTCGCCCTGCCAATCCTGTCCAAGATCGACCCGGCCAAGCGTGAGCCGCAGGCGCTGATCCTCGCGCCGACTCGCGAACTGGCCCTGCAAGTCGCCACCGCGTTCGAAACCTACGCCAAGCAGATGCCCGGCCTCAATGTGGTCGCCGTTTACGGCGGCGCGCCGATGGGCCCGCAGCTCAAGGCCATCCGCATGGGTGCCCAGGTCATCGTCGCTACGCCGGGTCGTCTGGTCGACCACCTGAGCCGCAACGATCAACTGCTGTCGACCATCAGCCATCTGGTGCTGGACGAAGCCGACGAAATGCTCAAGCTGGGCTTCATGGACGACCTGGAAGTGATCTTCCAGGCCATGCCGGCTGCCCGCCAGAGCGTGCTGTTCTCCGCGACCCTGCCGGCCTCGATCCGTGGTATCGCCGAGAAGCACCTGCGCGAGCCGAAGCACGTCAAGATCGCCGCCAAGACCCAGACCGTCTCGCTGATCGAGCAGGCGCACCTGATGGTCCACGCCGACCAGAAAGTCGCTGCCGTATCGCGCCTGCTGGAAGTCGAAGAGTTCGACGCCCTGATCGCCTTCGTGCGCACCAAGCAAGCTACCCTGGACCTGGCGTCGGCCCTGGAAGCCAAGGGCTACAAGGTTGCCGCGCTGAACGGTGACATCGCGCAGAACCAGCGCGAGCGCGTCATCGAGTCGCTGAAGGATGGCCGCCTGGACATCGTCGTCGCTACCGACGTCGCCGCCCGTGGTATCGACGTACCGCGCATCACCCACGTGCTCAACGTGGACATGCCGTACGACCCGGAATCCTACGTGCACCGCATCGGCCGTACTGGCCGTGCCGGCCGCGTTGGCCGTGCGCTGCTGCTGGTTACCCCGCGCGAGCGCCGCATGTTGCAGGTGATCGAGCGCGTCACCGGGCAGAAAGTGGCTGAAGTACGCTTGCCGAACGCCCAGCAAGTGCTGGACGCGCGCATCAAGAAGCTGACCAACAGCCTGTCGCCGCTGGTTGCCGACGCCGAAGCCAGTCATGGCGAGCTGCTCGACCGTCTGGTTGCCGACATCGGTTGCAGCCCGCGCGCCCTGGCCGCGGCCCTGCTGCGCAAGGCCACCAATGGTCAGTCGCTGAACCTGGCCGACGTCGAGCGCGAGCAGCCGCTGGTGCCGACCGTCAGCGCACCGCGCGAGCGTCGTGAGCGTGATGGCGAGCGCAGTGGCGAGTTCACCCCGCGCGAGCGTCGTGCGCCGGTGCCGCTGGCCGAAGGCCGCGCCCGTTGCCGCACTGCCCTGGGTACTCGCGACGGCATCGCTGCGAAGAACCTGCTGGGCGCCATCCTCAACGAGGGCGGCCTGCAGCGTGAAGCCATCGGTCGCATCCAGATCCGCGAAACCTTCAGCCTGATCGAACTGCCGGAAGAGGGTCTCGACCGCCTGCTCGGCAAGCTGAAAGACACCCGCGTTGCTGGCAAGGCCCTGAAGCTGCGTCGTTATCGCGAGGATTGA
- a CDS encoding SDR family NAD(P)-dependent oxidoreductase produces the protein MRVVLITGAASGLGWHLAQACHARGDHLLLTDIDAAGLSARAAELDPNRVLAIAGNICEPSLHHDLLTACRRRFGRLDVLINNAGITHRSPTVHTNPAVLRKVMAVDYHAPLELTLSALPLLRESRGQVAAIGSMAGWMPVLGRAGYCAAKSALSQAFEVLRGEVAQDGIHLLMVYPSFLDTAIDRNALGADGKPAGHARSTIGTVRSAAHMAEQLLDALKRRQQRLFPDRGSWAASLLWRIAPAFYYRQMSRRFAGELPAPTTQQNIP, from the coding sequence ATGCGCGTCGTCCTTATCACCGGCGCCGCCAGCGGCCTCGGCTGGCACCTCGCACAGGCCTGCCATGCACGCGGTGATCACCTGCTGCTCACCGACATCGACGCCGCCGGCCTCAGCGCCCGCGCTGCCGAACTTGACCCGAACCGGGTCTTGGCGATTGCCGGCAACATCTGCGAACCGAGCCTGCACCACGATCTGCTGACCGCCTGCCGCCGGCGTTTCGGCCGCCTCGACGTATTGATCAACAATGCCGGCATCACCCACCGCTCGCCGACCGTGCACACCAACCCGGCGGTACTGCGCAAGGTCATGGCGGTGGATTACCACGCGCCGCTGGAGTTGACCCTCAGCGCCCTGCCGCTGCTGCGCGAAAGCCGTGGCCAGGTCGCCGCGATCGGTTCCATGGCCGGCTGGATGCCGGTGCTCGGACGCGCCGGCTATTGCGCGGCGAAGAGTGCCCTGAGCCAGGCCTTCGAGGTGCTGCGTGGGGAAGTCGCCCAAGACGGCATCCACCTGCTGATGGTCTACCCGAGCTTTCTCGACACCGCCATCGACCGCAACGCCCTCGGCGCCGATGGCAAACCGGCTGGCCACGCGCGCTCGACCATCGGCACCGTGCGCTCCGCCGCCCACATGGCCGAACAGCTGCTCGACGCCCTCAAGCGCCGCCAGCAACGGCTGTTCCCGGATCGCGGCAGCTGGGCGGCCAGCCTGCTCTGGCGCATCGCCCCGGCCTTCTACTACCGGCAGATGAGCCGCCGCTTCGCGGGCGAACTGCCCGCGCCTACAACACAGCAGAACATCCCATGA
- a CDS encoding transcriptional regulator: protein MAYNWDLMERLLHEVQNSAGKSFAPRVYAKELADELELQGEHIESLDAFQAEATHYESDLVKGGFIESRPESEGGNGENFVLTPRGLQLLSMIDSSIPGDEHPREVLDEAGTAALTPEVFDGLAPKANLT, encoded by the coding sequence ATGGCCTATAACTGGGATCTGATGGAGCGCTTGCTGCACGAAGTGCAGAACTCCGCCGGCAAGTCCTTCGCCCCGCGCGTCTATGCCAAGGAATTGGCTGACGAACTGGAGCTGCAAGGTGAACACATCGAGAGCCTCGACGCCTTCCAGGCCGAAGCCACGCACTACGAGTCCGATCTGGTCAAAGGCGGCTTCATCGAAAGCCGGCCGGAAAGCGAAGGCGGCAACGGCGAGAACTTCGTCCTCACCCCGCGTGGCCTGCAGCTGCTGAGCATGATCGACAGCAGCATCCCCGGCGATGAGCACCCGCGCGAGGTACTCGACGAAGCCGGTACCGCGGCGCTTACGCCTGAGGTGTTCGATGGCCTGGCGCCCAAGGCCAACCTGACCTGA